One window of the Pyrus communis chromosome 17, drPyrComm1.1, whole genome shotgun sequence genome contains the following:
- the LOC137723215 gene encoding uncharacterized protein yields the protein MEPGSAAAGKPGLLKNVFIRCFLFGVLIVLCRFAYVVTVTGESCELGNFCFFSLPENLNFVIAKTGSEAIAAKNDAVPSRSAGSSKPDLYTSKDWIQAVHFYSAVFQDLMSQGFLSRKAKSLCVETPSGHDVYALRESGVKDAVGVFKKALRPLVIPGEAHRLPFADNSFDFVFSGGGRLDKSPKPADFAAEIVRTLKPEGFAVVHVGARDTYSFHSFIELFNCSKLVTSRDIDGFNSSMPKIREMVLRKECGGGEIEGLGHRVENPGGSVGAKCSVPEHKMELVRKAEPLIEIEPLKPWITLKKNIQNVKYLPTMADISFKKRYAYVDVGARSYGSSIGSWFKKQYPKQNKSFEVFAVEADKTFHDQYKLKKGVTLLPYAAWVRNETLSFEINSDPGEKVKEKGRGMGRIQPAKAANGGFNREVDQIQGFDFANWLKKTFSEKDFVVMKMDVEGTEFDLIPRLFETGAICLIDEIFLECHYNRWQRCCPGERSSKYEKSYGQCLDLFASLRQSGVLVHQWW from the coding sequence ATGGAACCCGGCTCCGCCGCCGCTGGCAAGCCCGGTCTCCTTAAGAACGTTTTTATACGTTGTTTTTTGTTCGGCGTTTTGATTGTTCTCTGCCGCTTCGCCTACGTCGTCACCGTCACCGGCGAGTCGTGTGAGCTCGGCAACTTCTGCTTCTTCTCTCTCCCGGAAAATCTTAACTTCGTTATAGCGAAGACCGGCAGTGAGGCCATCGCCGCCAAAAACGACGCCGTGCCATCGAGGTCGGCGGGGTCCTCGAAGCCCGATCTCTACACCAGCAAGGACTGGATCCAGGCCGTCCATTTCTACTCCGCCGTTTTCCAGGATCTCATGTCCCAGGGCTTTCTCTCCCGGAAAGCCAAGTCGCTCTGCGTCGAGACCCCTTCCGGTCACGACGTCTACGCCCTGAGAGAGTCCGGCGTCAAGGACGCGGTCGGTGTTTTTAAGAAAGCGTTGCGTCCTTTGGTAATTCCGGGCGAAGCGCACCGTTTACCGTTTGCTGACAACAGCTTTGACTTTGTTTTCTCCGGCGGCGGACGTCTCGACAAGTCGCCAAAGCCGGCGGATTTCGCCGCCGAAATTGTGCGGACGCTGAAGCCCGAAGGTTTTGCGGTGGTCCACGTGGGCGCGAGAGACACTTACAGCTTCCATTCGTTTATTGAATTGTTTAACTGCAGCAAGCTCGTGACTTCGCGCGACATCGACGGCTTCAATTCGTCGATGCCAAAGATTCGCGAGATGGTTTTGAGGAAGGAGTGCGGCGGCGGCGAGATTGAGGGTTTAGGCCACAGAGTCGAGAACCCTGGTGGCAGTGTTGGTGCTAAGTGCTCGGTTCCTGAGCATAAGATGGAGCTGGTGAGAAAGGCGGAGCCTTTGATTGAAATAGAGCCGTTGAAGCCGTGGATTACTCTGAAGAAGAATATACAGAACGTTAAGTACCTGCCAACAATGGCGGATATAAGCTTCAAGAAGCGGTATGCTTACGTGGATGTCGGAGCTCGGAGCTATGGCTCCAGCATTGGCAGCTGGTTCAAGAAGCAGTACCCGAAACAGAACAAGAGTTTCGAAGTTTTCGCCGTTGAAGCCGATAAGACATTCCATGATCAGTACAAGTTGAAGAAGGGGGTCACATTGCTACCTTATGCAGCTTGGGTGAGGAATGAAACATTGTCTTTCGAGATCAATAGCGACCCGGGTGAGAAGGTGAAGGAGAAAGGCAGAGGAATGGGGAGGATTCAGCCGGCAAAGGCGGCCAATGGCGGATTTAACAGAGAGGTGGATCAGATTCAGGGGTTTGATTTTGCGAATTGGTTGAAGAAGACCTTTTCGGAGAAGGATTTCGTGGTGATGAAGATGGATGTGGAAGGGACGGAATTCGATTTGATTCCGAGGCTGTTTGAGACCGGAGCAATCTGTTTGATCGACGAGATATTTCTCGAGTGCCATTACAACCGGTGGCAGAGGTGTTGCCCCGGCGAGAGGAGTTCGAAGTATGAGAA